A genomic window from Silene latifolia isolate original U9 population chromosome 11, ASM4854445v1, whole genome shotgun sequence includes:
- the LOC141611767 gene encoding uncharacterized protein LOC141611767 — protein sequence MSTFNSSTTTTPNFDNLLLDSLLNRLKIRPPQPPPSTTTTTANDHPLLSSSFEEFLAAHLSDSSFEDSFSDDDYDDFNHYGDDDNDDDDGTVKRTSSRLSKEESRLEKQIVKVILNGNIQTLKPNSGQAVSIGDHHVCVGFHEEEGGSGYRVWEWHGHIMLFDDDHGYTPEYIYGNYFERLVAGRKVDSKKREEEKGKDEKKVDNNTCNLGLRELIDNAAQGPGETRVLHCGRNAALSRVLEGASEA from the coding sequence ATGAGCACTTTTAATAGCAGCACCACCACTACCCCTAACTTCGACAACCTCCTCCTCGATTCCCTCCTCAACCGCCTCAAAATCcgcccaccacaaccaccaccatcaaccaccaccaccacagccaacGACCACCCTCTCCTCTCCTCCTCCTTCGAAGAATTCCTCGCCGCCCATCTCTCTGACTCCTCCTTCGAAGACTCCTTCTCCGATGACGACTACGATGACTTCAACCATTACGGCGATGACGACAACGACGACGACGACGGTACAGTAAAGAGGACATCTTCGCGGCTGTCCAAGGAGGAATCGAGGCTTGAGAAGCAGATAGTCAAGGTCATACTAAACGGCAACATCCAAACCCTTAAACCCAATTCTGGTCAGGCTGTATCCATCGGAGACCACCATGTTTGCGTCGGGTTTCATGAGGAGGAAGGCGGGTCGGGTTACCGGGTCTGGGAGTGGCATGGTCATATCATGTTGTTTGATGATGATCATGGTTACACTCCTGAGTATATTTATGGCAATTATTTCGAGAGGTTGGTTGCAGGTCGCAAGGTTGACAGTAAGAAGCGAGAGGAGGAGAAAGGGAAAGATGAGAAGAAGGTGGataataatacttgtaatttGGGGTTGAGGGAGTTGATTGACAATGCTGCTCAGGGCCCGGGTGAAACTAGGGTTCTTCACTGCGGTCGAAATGCTGCCTTATCCAG